DNA sequence from the Paenibacillus physcomitrellae genome:
CGCATAGGTTGCTCCCCAGTCAATGTAACGTTTCCATAGATACCTGATTTTCTCCTGGATGGGCCCTGAATCGGATAATCAATGATTATAAATCCCATCAAATCCGATTTTAAATCCAGAAATAGCTGATTGAGCAAGTCATCCTTGGTTGGAAAGTAGACAAACAAAATCCCCTCTGCAACCCCTGCTTTCTTGGCGATTTTAATGGTGGATGCAGAAGCTCCAGCCATTGCTACCTCTTCCGTTGCGGAAGTTAATTAATAATGCTTTTCGTTTCTCTTCGCTAAGGGGGTGAGCCATAAGTGAACTCTTTTCAATTTTTATGAGTGAGATACTCAATTTACAATATAGGTCTTAGATGTCAAAGGGTGCTCTCGTCGTTCCGAAGGAGATCAGATCTTCTAAATCTTCGCCGGGTTAGAGTCTCGCAAACGTAATGTAATCGACTTGGACAGGCTCAGCCGCTTCGATCCGAAGTGCCCGGTTAATCTGTCCCCGGTGATATTGTCCATGTAAGAGGACCTGCAGCAGGATGTCGCGGACGGACGTTTGGAACGGAACACCGCTCTGGTTCGCATAATCGATTATCTCATCCAAATCGGATTCCTCGATTCCTTCGATATAGATGCGATATTGCTCGGCGTTTTCTTCGAACATCGTACGGATCGTCAGCAGGTCTTCCGCTTCTTCCCACAACGAATAGTGCGCGGCGCCCCTGCCCTGCAATCTTGACAGCCAGACTCGTTCCGCGACCGCGATGTGCCGAACAAGCTTCAGCAGGTCCTTGTTCTTTATCTCATTCTCCTCGATTGCGTCCAAAATACGCCCGTCAGCCCAGTACAAGTGGTCCATCATTCGCTTGATCGTTTTCATTCCAGTTGCCTCCTCTTTGTTTTCCTCGATTTCTTGAACCTATTGTTATCCGCTAGTTCAGTTCATTTAAGCAGTTCAACAAGGATCATTATGCAGTTCCAGAATAACACTACCTTTGAAGCTGTTTGACGTCTGCACCCGCTTTGACTGCCGGCCCCGCAAAGGGAACGGAAATTTTTTTAATTCTTCAATACGAAGGACATCAGGTGCTCCATAGTCCCATAGACTAATGCTATCATTGTGCCCACGACATTGTGCCTGCGATTACGTTTGATATTCTATCTTTAGGTCCCATTCTCCTTCGCCTTCAAGTGTTCCACCTGAATTGATTTAACTCCCGTTATTGATTTACGTTTTCACTTCAGAGGGCGAATTAATATTACAAACTCCTTCGCTATTTCGCGCTGTGTACGCTCTTCCCCGCCGTGCTTCAGGCCAAACCGGTCTTTAATTCCACTTTGTTTACGTTCATCCAGGATATCAAGGTTCTGATAGATTTTGCTTTTCTCCCACTTCAGTTCCACATCATCCATGATGTCATCATCATTGTCGCTGCCAAGGATATCGATCAGTGTAATTTCGTTGCCTTCTTTCCATTCCAATCGGATCATGCAAGGAGACATCTTTCCGGGTCTTCTTGAGCAATCTCATGTGCGTCAGTATTTCGTTTTCAATACAACGCACGGCAAACGTGGTATCACGCTGCTTTTAAATAAAGAAGCGATCGATCAATATCTCTCGGGGTTGAAAAAAGCTATTCATCTGGTCTTCAATTGATGCCAGCATTCTGCAGCAAAACGATGTCAACTCCGGCTTTAACGGCTCTAAAAGCTGCAGCTCCAATGACGTCCCGCTCATTTAAATCTCCTTAGGACGGGGAAATATAATTGATAAAAAAAAGAAAAGCGGTCCCGCATACATATACAGGAACCGCTAGCGTATTACTCTTCCTATCTATTAAAATATACGGGGACTTACCCCCATAAAATAAATCCCGGAAGTTTTAAACCTTAAACTTGCTAATGACTTCTTGCAGCTCCTGAGCCATCTTGCTAAGAGCTTCAGCCGAAGCGGATACCTCTTCCATCGAGGCATTTTGCTGCTGTGTAGATGCGGCAACGCTTTGTGTATTGCCAGCTGACTGCTGAGCTATGGTGGCAACCTCTGTCACCAGCTCCACCATATTTTGCGAACTCGCATTGACTTGCTCGACAATCGAAGACACTTCAAGCGATTCAGCGGCTACCCTCTCAATGGAAGATACGATTTCTTTGAAGGTATCACCTGTTAAATTCACCATGTTAATGCCTTCATCTACAACAGAGGTCCCCTCGTTCATAGAATGAACTGTATTCTCTGCTTCTATTTGGAACTCTTCAATAAGTCCCCGGATTTGACCGGCTGCCATACCTGTCTGCTCAGACAGCTTTCTAACCTCATTAGCTACAACCGCAAACTCTCTTCCGTCTTGCTGCTTCAATAGCGGCATTCAGTGCCGATAGGTTGGTCTGGCCTGCGATTTCCGTTATCAATCCAACGATGTTGCCGATCTCTCCCGTTTTTTCTCCTAACGTATTAACAACGTCCGCGGTTTGGCTAACCGTCCCCTGAACAAGTCTCATTTGTTCAATGGTTTTGTCGACGACCTTGTTGCCGTCACTAGCTTTGTCACTCGCTGTTCCCGTCAACTGAGACACGTATTGAATCGAGGCCGCAGCCTGATCCATGCCTTTTGATATTTCAGTCGTTGCTTGTGTGAACTCGTTAGCGGTACTAACCTGTTTATCCGAGCCTTCGGCAATCTCCTGAATAGAATTCGCTATATGTTCTGCCGTCTGGGCTGTCTGCTCCGCACTCGCCGACAGCTCTTCCGAGGTTGCGGCAACTTGGGATGAATTGAAACCGACCTGACTAATCAATTGACGCAGGTTGGCTGTCATCTGGTTTACAGAAACCGACAATTGCCCAAGCTCGTCTTTGGATTTAACCGCCACTTCTTCAGTTAAATTTCCGTCAGCAATCCTTTTTGTTGCAGTCATCAAACGTTTTAAAGGGCTGTGAATGGATCGAACAATTCCAAATACAAGGGCTAGGCCAAGCACGACAGCGATCACAATGACAATCAGGGTTGTTATAAGAATTTGGCTGCTAACTTCCGTAATTTCATCCATGTTGATGGTGCCGACAATTTTCCATCCAGTCAATTCATTGGTTACAAGAACGGCGCGTTTCTGTACTCCATCAAATTCTAAGGGATGCACTTCAAAATTGAAAGGAACGTTTTTTATTGCCAGCCGCCAGTCATTCCGTTTATAACCCTCTATAATAGAAAAAAACAAATGAAGAGCTTAACAGCCCCAGCTGGAAAAGAGTTATCCTGTTGAAGACTATCCCCGAGCCGTGGGATGCGGTTTTGGATTCGCTCGACTATACCTCCTGACGAAGGTGAGAAACATGACAAACATTTTTTACGTCGAATATGATGCGGCGCATAACAGCAGTTTTGTTTTTGATATTCCGGAAGGCCATAATTGCTGGCTGTTGGTTATTACGCAGACCCCCGCCCAATTTTGGGTGGACGGCAAGCTGAGGGAGTATCCGCCCCACTGTGCAGTGCTATTTGAACCGCATCAAAAGATCTATTACCGGGCATGCGCCGAACAATATGTCAATGACTGGATCCGCTTTGAAACTGATGAGCCTTACGTGACTGAAACTTCGCTGCCCTTTGGCAGTCCTTTTCCTTTGGACGACCCCGAATATTGCCACAGGCTGTTCCAGCTTCTGGTCATTGAGAACTCGTTCAACAAAGACTACAAAAAATCATCCATTGATTGCCTGCTCAGAACGCTGTTCAACAAACTGCTGGAGTCTTATTTCCGCGAGGAAATTACGCCTCAGCATTACAATCTTCTAAAGCTGCGGTCGGCTATCCATAATAACCCTACCCATCCTTGGACGGTGTCGGAAATGGCAGAAATCTTAAGCATCAGCCCCGGGTATCTCCAGGTCATCTACAAAAAATCCTTTGGCCTGACGTGCATGGATGATGTCATTCACAGCCGGATCCGCTTAGCCAAGGAATATCTCATCCACAGCCCCTACACGGTTGCGGAGATTGCAGACCGGTGCGGGTACCGGAATGTGGAGCATTTCTGCAGACAATTCAAGCAGCTAACCGGTTCCTCGCCCAAGAAATTCAACAAAAGAAAC
Encoded proteins:
- a CDS encoding DinB family protein, with product MKTIKRMMDHLYWADGRILDAIEENEIKNKDLLKLVRHIAVAERVWLSRLQGRGAAHYSLWEEAEDLLTIRTMFEENAEQYRIYIEGIEESDLDEIIDYANQSGVPFQTSVRDILLQVLLHGQYHRGQINRALRIEAAEPVQVDYITFARL
- a CDS encoding helix-turn-helix transcriptional regulator, producing the protein MTNIFYVEYDAAHNSSFVFDIPEGHNCWLLVITQTPAQFWVDGKLREYPPHCAVLFEPHQKIYYRACAEQYVNDWIRFETDEPYVTETSLPFGSPFPLDDPEYCHRLFQLLVIENSFNKDYKKSSIDCLLRTLFNKLLESYFREEITPQHYNLLKLRSAIHNNPTHPWTVSEMAEILSISPGYLQVIYKKSFGLTCMDDVIHSRIRLAKEYLIHSPYTVAEIADRCGYRNVEHFCRQFKQLTGSSPKKFNKRNTGSGAGTPGPTKLNP